In Vagococcus luciliae, one genomic interval encodes:
- the nrdG gene encoding anaerobic ribonucleoside-triphosphate reductase activating protein translates to MRNPKPKEWDSAKYSKGYIADYKPFMFVDGEGVRCSIYVSGCLFACKGCFNRAIQNFKYGTPYTKELEDKIIEDLSHDYVQGLTLLGGEPFLNTEVCLSLVKRVRNEFGTSKDIWSWTGYTFEELLEETDDKLELLNYVDVLVDGRFELEKRDLTLQFRGSSNQRIIDVSKSLQDSEIVIWEKCLDKEAYFL, encoded by the coding sequence ATGAGAAATCCAAAACCAAAAGAGTGGGACTCTGCTAAATATAGTAAAGGATACATTGCTGACTATAAACCCTTTATGTTTGTAGATGGTGAAGGTGTTCGATGCAGTATTTATGTTAGTGGGTGTTTATTTGCATGTAAGGGATGTTTTAACAGAGCGATTCAAAACTTTAAGTATGGTACACCTTATACAAAAGAATTAGAGGACAAAATCATAGAAGATTTGTCTCATGACTATGTTCAAGGGCTGACGTTATTAGGAGGAGAACCTTTCTTAAATACGGAAGTTTGTTTGTCATTAGTCAAGCGCGTAAGAAATGAATTTGGAACATCAAAAGATATTTGGTCGTGGACAGGATATACTTTTGAAGAACTTCTCGAAGAGACAGATGATAAATTAGAACTACTTAACTATGTGGATGTATTAGTTGATGGTCGATTTGAATTGGAAAAACGGGATTTAACTTTGCAATTTCGTGGAAGTAGTAATCAACGGATTATTGATGTGTCAAAGTCATTACAGGATTCTGAAATTGTTATTTGGGAAAAATGTTTAGATAAAGAAGCTTATTTTCTTTAA
- a CDS encoding YtxH domain-containing protein — MKKKEKNKSFSGKKFIKGFLVGGAICGGATLLLAPRSGKETQQSITNKIEADINFLLSLSNQIDTTKIQANRLVTLSQELLPVFEKETTKSLKKFEFKAKPRIEQIKEQLAKIEQDITEFKDTLEQ, encoded by the coding sequence ATGAAAAAGAAAGAGAAAAATAAATCTTTTTCAGGAAAAAAATTTATTAAAGGCTTTTTAGTTGGAGGAGCTATTTGTGGTGGGGCTACTCTTTTACTAGCTCCACGATCTGGAAAAGAAACCCAACAATCAATCACTAATAAAATAGAAGCAGATATCAATTTTCTTCTATCATTAAGTAATCAAATTGATACTACCAAAATACAAGCTAATCGATTAGTAACGTTATCACAAGAATTATTACCTGTCTTTGAAAAAGAAACAACAAAAAGTCTTAAAAAATTTGAATTTAAAGCCAAACCAAGGATTGAACAAATCAAAGAACAATTAGCAAAAATTGAACAAGATATCACTGAATTTAAAGACACTCTTGAGCAATAA
- a CDS encoding M42 family metallopeptidase: MLDKKEELFLKELTDAKGVPGNETQVTELFKKYAEPYADKLLFDGLGGINARHIGEKEGPRVLISGHMDEVGFMVTKITDKGFIEFQTLGGWWGQVMLAQQVTITTSNGKEIHGVIGSKPPHVLSAEARKQPYDIADMFIDIGATSKEEASEWGIKPGDMITPYIEYKRLNDSKYLLAKAWDNRIGTAVSLKVLENLAKEGHPNILFAGSNVQEEVGLRGARTSTHLVNPDIAFALDTGTAGDTPGMTPKEADSVLGEGPQILIFDASMIPHRKLRDFVIDVAEELDIPFQYTVITGGGTDAGMQHLTRNGVPSLAITVATRYLHSHTSIIHEDDYLNTIKLVTEVVKRLDADKVKELTSY; this comes from the coding sequence TTGTTAGATAAAAAAGAAGAACTGTTTTTAAAAGAATTAACAGATGCAAAAGGCGTACCTGGCAATGAAACACAGGTGACAGAACTATTTAAAAAATATGCTGAGCCATATGCTGATAAATTATTGTTTGATGGGTTAGGTGGCATTAACGCGCGTCATATTGGTGAAAAAGAAGGTCCACGCGTCTTAATTTCAGGGCATATGGATGAAGTTGGTTTTATGGTAACTAAAATCACTGATAAAGGTTTTATCGAATTTCAAACATTAGGCGGTTGGTGGGGACAAGTTATGTTGGCTCAACAAGTGACCATCACAACATCTAATGGAAAAGAAATTCATGGTGTAATTGGTTCAAAACCACCGCATGTTTTGTCTGCTGAAGCAAGAAAACAACCATACGATATTGCAGATATGTTTATAGATATTGGCGCAACAAGTAAAGAAGAAGCAAGTGAGTGGGGAATCAAACCAGGAGATATGATTACTCCTTACATTGAGTACAAACGATTAAATGACTCAAAATATTTATTAGCAAAAGCATGGGACAATCGTATCGGAACGGCCGTGTCATTAAAAGTATTAGAAAATTTAGCTAAAGAAGGTCATCCAAATATTTTATTTGCTGGTAGTAATGTACAAGAAGAAGTTGGATTACGTGGTGCCAGAACAAGTACTCATTTAGTTAATCCTGATATTGCATTTGCTCTTGATACAGGTACTGCAGGAGACACACCAGGTATGACACCAAAAGAAGCAGATTCTGTGTTAGGTGAAGGACCACAAATTTTAATTTTTGATGCGTCAATGATTCCACACAGAAAATTGCGTGATTTTGTCATTGATGTAGCAGAAGAACTGGATATTCCATTCCAATACACTGTTATCACAGGTGGAGGAACAGATGCTGGAATGCAACATTTAACACGTAATGGTGTGCCATCACTGGCGATTACTGTGGCAACTCGTTACTTACATTCGCACACATCTATTATTCATGAAGATGATTATTTAAACACTATTAAATTAGTGACAGAAGTAGTGAAACGTTTAGATGCTGATAAAGTAAAAGAATTAACATCTTACTAA
- the dhaK gene encoding dihydroxyacetone kinase subunit DhaK, whose protein sequence is MKKIMNQTDDILNEMLEGLSYAYSDLVTRIPETNVIVKKNISGSKVGVVSGGGSGHEPAHAGFVGTGMLSAAVCGEIFTSPTPDQVLEGIKAADDGAGVLLVIKNYSGDVMNFEMAKDLAEMEGIEVETVLVDDDIAVEDSTYTAGRRGVAGTILVHKILGHAAESGKSLAEIKEIGDKLVKEIKTLGVALTGATVPAVGKPGFVLAEDEIEFGVGIHGEPGYRKEKLQSSRKLAEELVGKLKDEFNWKSGDKYGVLVNGLGGTPLMEQFVFMNDVKALLEEDGLVVDFKKVGDVMTSIDMEGLSLTMIHLDTPEWTEALNAPVTTIAW, encoded by the coding sequence ATGAAAAAAATAATGAATCAAACAGACGACATATTAAATGAAATGCTTGAAGGACTCTCTTACGCTTATAGTGATTTAGTGACACGTATTCCTGAAACAAATGTGATTGTTAAGAAAAATATTTCAGGTAGTAAAGTAGGGGTTGTTAGTGGTGGAGGAAGTGGTCATGAACCTGCTCATGCTGGATTTGTAGGGACAGGAATGTTAAGTGCCGCTGTTTGTGGAGAGATTTTCACTTCGCCAACTCCTGATCAAGTACTAGAAGGAATCAAAGCTGCTGATGATGGTGCTGGAGTATTGTTAGTCATTAAAAATTACTCTGGTGACGTGATGAACTTTGAAATGGCAAAAGATTTAGCTGAGATGGAAGGCATTGAAGTTGAAACAGTATTAGTTGATGATGACATTGCGGTAGAAGATAGTACCTATACAGCTGGTCGACGTGGAGTCGCTGGAACCATTTTAGTTCATAAAATTTTAGGTCATGCCGCTGAATCAGGTAAAAGTTTAGCTGAAATCAAAGAAATTGGCGACAAACTAGTTAAAGAAATTAAAACATTAGGTGTAGCATTAACTGGTGCAACAGTTCCTGCTGTAGGAAAACCTGGATTTGTTTTAGCTGAAGATGAAATTGAATTTGGTGTTGGTATTCACGGCGAACCTGGATATCGTAAAGAAAAATTACAATCATCAAGAAAATTAGCTGAAGAGTTAGTTGGGAAACTTAAAGATGAATTTAATTGGAAGTCTGGGGATAAATATGGTGTTTTAGTGAATGGATTAGGTGGTACACCATTAATGGAGCAATTTGTTTTTATGAATGATGTAAAGGCTTTACTTGAAGAAGATGGTTTAGTAGTTGACTTCAAAAAAGTTGGCGATGTGATGACATCAATCGATATGGAAGGTTTGTCATTAACTATGATTCATCTAGATACACCAGAATGGACAGAAGCTTTAAATGCACCTGTTACAACAATTGCATGGTAA
- a CDS encoding HIT family protein codes for MTDCIFCKIIEKEIPSYPVYEDDMVYAFLDITQTTKGHTLVIPKKHVTDIFEYDEKLASDVFTRIPKIARAIEQAFPDMVGLNMVNNNKEAAYQSVFHSHVHLIPRYGKEDDFSMTFADNGSKYSKEDMVSIAQSINKEIKK; via the coding sequence ATGACTGATTGTATTTTTTGCAAAATAATAGAAAAAGAAATACCTAGTTACCCCGTATATGAAGATGATATGGTATATGCCTTTTTAGACATTACTCAGACCACTAAAGGACACACTTTGGTTATTCCAAAAAAACATGTTACTGACATTTTTGAGTATGATGAAAAATTAGCATCAGATGTTTTTACTAGAATCCCTAAAATTGCACGTGCCATTGAACAAGCCTTCCCTGATATGGTTGGATTAAATATGGTTAACAATAATAAAGAAGCCGCTTATCAAAGTGTCTTTCATTCACATGTCCACCTTATTCCAAGATATGGAAAAGAGGATGATTTTTCAATGACCTTTGCAGATAATGGCTCAAAATACTCAAAAGAAGACATGGTATCAATTGCTCAGTCCATTAACAAGGAGATTAAAAAATGA
- a CDS encoding MBL fold metallo-hydrolase, producing MDITVLGYWGGYPYQGEGTTSYLVQSNDFSLLLDAGSTTLVRLEEKLDPLTLDAVLLTHYHHDHMADLGVLQYLRQLKPTKPVEELPIYGHTENMEKFNDLTMTGISKGIAYHETQELELGPFLITFKRTIHPVPCFATRIVEKSTGKVFVFTADTGYLEGLSDFCQEADLLITDTYFLEGNEHHKAHLTTKETGELAKQANVKQVIISHLNQSLDLDEVLKQTQYYAGDIPIQLAKINLNKTL from the coding sequence ATGGATATCACTGTATTAGGCTATTGGGGAGGTTACCCTTATCAAGGGGAAGGTACAACATCATACCTTGTTCAATCAAATGATTTTTCATTGTTATTAGATGCTGGAAGTACAACACTTGTTAGGTTAGAGGAAAAGTTAGATCCTTTGACGTTAGATGCTGTTCTTTTGACTCATTATCATCATGACCACATGGCAGATTTAGGTGTTTTACAATATTTACGTCAATTAAAACCAACAAAACCTGTGGAAGAATTACCGATATATGGTCATACTGAAAACATGGAAAAATTTAATGATTTAACCATGACAGGTATTTCAAAAGGCATTGCCTATCATGAAACACAAGAGCTTGAACTTGGTCCATTCCTAATAACGTTTAAACGCACGATTCATCCTGTTCCTTGTTTTGCAACAAGAATTGTCGAAAAAAGCACAGGCAAAGTATTTGTGTTTACGGCAGATACAGGCTATTTGGAAGGATTATCTGATTTTTGTCAGGAAGCTGATTTATTAATTACAGATACCTATTTTTTAGAAGGTAATGAACACCATAAAGCACACTTAACAACCAAAGAAACTGGCGAATTAGCTAAACAAGCTAATGTTAAACAAGTAATAATTAGTCATTTAAATCAATCCCTTGATTTAGATGAGGTTTTAAAACAGACTCAATATTATGCTGGTGATATTCCAATTCAACTTGCAAAAATTAATTTAAATAAGACATTATAA
- a CDS encoding ABC transporter permease yields MVEFYKLRLTKHQKKMIRYLKYVMNDHFILICMVGLGGFGYYYSEYLKTLTPFVTWVPFVVMMLWLISLFIGRLSTLMQEADMVFLLPKERAMTTYLKQSLRYSTILPVISLSLIVGVTFPLVVVTKSVTFSMALFIIVSLISLKYADLWIQLESLYLNTEKKVTTHRFVWYIGALIGLSSSLFLSFYIGTVISILVSILLVVLAKQTLEISQLNWEKSINMERKRMKRIYSFFNLFTDVPGLSSDVRRRKYLDGLLNKVKKTSENTYLYLYARVAARSSEYSSLTLRLVIVGAILLFFTQSFWLMAILGSLFIYLLGFQLIPMYHAFDYMLMAQLYPVSPKKKSGAVLSIIRSVLMIMTIIYGIIVLIALPNKVEAMQLFGIFVVVCLVLSWGYLPLRLKKIEKNANR; encoded by the coding sequence ATGGTAGAATTTTATAAATTACGTCTTACTAAACATCAAAAAAAAATGATTCGCTATTTAAAATATGTGATGAATGATCATTTTATTTTAATTTGTATGGTTGGACTAGGTGGTTTTGGTTATTACTATTCCGAATATTTAAAAACATTGACCCCATTTGTTACTTGGGTACCTTTTGTGGTGATGATGCTTTGGTTAATCAGTCTATTTATTGGACGATTGAGTACCTTGATGCAAGAAGCAGATATGGTATTTTTATTGCCAAAAGAAAGAGCGATGACGACTTATTTGAAACAGAGTTTAAGATATTCAACTATTTTACCAGTGATTAGCTTATCTCTAATTGTCGGAGTGACGTTTCCTTTAGTAGTGGTAACAAAATCAGTGACTTTTTCTATGGCATTATTCATAATTGTAAGTTTGATTTCATTAAAATATGCAGATTTATGGATACAGTTAGAGTCACTTTATCTTAATACAGAGAAAAAGGTGACAACGCATCGATTTGTATGGTATATTGGCGCTTTAATTGGTCTTTCTTCAAGTTTGTTTTTATCATTTTATATTGGAACAGTCATTTCAATTCTTGTGAGTATATTGCTAGTTGTATTAGCAAAACAAACGTTAGAAATAAGTCAATTGAATTGGGAAAAGAGTATTAATATGGAAAGAAAAAGAATGAAACGAATTTATTCATTCTTTAATTTATTTACAGATGTTCCTGGCTTGTCATCAGATGTTAGAAGACGGAAATATTTAGATGGCTTACTAAATAAAGTTAAGAAAACCTCAGAGAATACTTATCTTTATCTTTATGCAAGAGTTGCTGCAAGAAGTTCTGAGTATAGTAGCTTAACGCTACGTTTGGTTATTGTAGGTGCGATTCTTTTATTTTTTACTCAGTCATTTTGGTTAATGGCTATACTAGGTAGTTTGTTTATCTATTTGTTGGGCTTTCAATTAATTCCAATGTATCATGCATTCGATTATATGTTGATGGCTCAGCTGTATCCTGTTTCTCCTAAGAAAAAATCTGGTGCAGTTTTATCTATAATAAGAAGTGTATTAATGATCATGACAATTATTTATGGCATAATTGTGTTAATTGCATTACCTAATAAAGTAGAGGCAATGCAATTATTTGGGATATTTGTTGTGGTCTGTTTAGTATTATCGTGGGGGTATCTCCCTTTGAGACTAAAAAAAATTGAAAAAAATGCAAATAGATGA
- a CDS encoding ABC transporter ATP-binding protein, with protein sequence MSLKIENLTGGYGHVPVLKSVNFEVKSGEMVGLIGLNGAGKSTTIKHIIGLLNAQKGKITIDDETIFNAPESYRKKIGFIPESPILYDELTLREHIEVTAMAYDIPKEEALKRAEYLLKLFRLENKLDWFPTHFSKGMKQKVMVLCAFLTEPSLYIIDEPFLGLDPLAINALLELMNEMKQQGAAILMSTHILATAEIYCDRFVVLHNGEVRANGTMEELREEFNLPDSSLDDIYLSLTKEEGK encoded by the coding sequence ATGAGTTTAAAAATAGAAAATCTAACAGGAGGCTATGGTCATGTTCCTGTTTTAAAATCAGTTAATTTTGAAGTGAAATCTGGTGAGATGGTTGGGTTAATTGGTCTCAATGGTGCAGGTAAAAGTACAACCATAAAACATATTATTGGTTTACTTAATGCACAAAAAGGAAAAATTACTATTGATGATGAAACCATTTTTAATGCCCCAGAATCCTATCGAAAAAAAATAGGCTTTATACCAGAAAGTCCAATATTGTATGATGAATTGACATTAAGGGAACATATTGAAGTGACGGCGATGGCGTATGATATTCCAAAAGAAGAAGCTTTAAAACGTGCGGAGTATTTATTAAAATTATTTCGTTTAGAAAATAAATTAGATTGGTTCCCCACTCATTTTTCAAAAGGAATGAAACAAAAAGTTATGGTATTGTGTGCTTTTTTGACAGAGCCAAGTTTATATATCATAGATGAGCCATTCTTAGGCTTAGATCCATTAGCTATCAATGCTCTTCTTGAGTTGATGAATGAAATGAAACAACAAGGTGCTGCTATTTTGATGTCCACTCATATTTTAGCTACAGCTGAAATATATTGTGATCGTTTTGTGGTCTTGCATAATGGTGAAGTTAGAGCGAATGGGACAATGGAGGAATTACGTGAGGAGTTTAATCTACCAGATTCTTCTTTAGATGATATTTATTTATCTCTTACTAAAGAGGAGGGAAAATAA
- a CDS encoding phosphotransferase family protein, producing the protein MFNFDKNWNLQPIKGDTGKAYKGMKENERVFIKRNSTPFLAALSREGLTPKLLWTKRTSNGDILTAQEWLEGRQLEIEELSKSEDVAHMLRYLHQSESLKSMLKRMDGAEKSVFDFLKDYITDLPKELKNDDYLMRVFRYLENHLPSYASVGFVACHGDAIHNNWMLASNGELYLVDWDYSVLSDPAYDLGTILGQYVSREDWPNWLEMYGIQVDDELLERINWYAGMNLLQQIKRSYYREEYKQMSNYVSLLKKLYDV; encoded by the coding sequence ATGTTTAATTTTGATAAAAACTGGAATCTCCAACCAATAAAAGGAGATACCGGGAAAGCTTATAAAGGTATGAAAGAAAATGAGAGAGTCTTTATTAAGCGTAATTCTACTCCTTTTTTAGCCGCATTATCTCGTGAAGGTTTAACGCCAAAATTACTTTGGACTAAAAGAACAAGTAATGGGGACATATTAACTGCACAAGAATGGTTAGAAGGACGACAGTTAGAGATAGAAGAACTCTCTAAGAGTGAAGATGTTGCACATATGTTGCGTTATCTTCATCAATCAGAGTCATTAAAATCAATGCTTAAAAGAATGGATGGTGCAGAAAAATCAGTCTTTGATTTTTTGAAAGATTATATAACTGATTTACCTAAAGAATTGAAAAACGACGATTATTTAATGCGTGTTTTTCGTTATTTAGAAAATCACTTACCATCTTATGCATCAGTTGGATTTGTTGCGTGTCATGGAGATGCTATTCATAATAATTGGATGTTAGCATCAAATGGAGAATTATATTTGGTTGATTGGGATTATTCTGTTTTATCTGATCCAGCTTATGATTTGGGGACGATATTAGGACAATATGTTTCTAGAGAGGATTGGCCTAATTGGTTAGAAATGTATGGTATACAAGTTGATGATGAATTGTTAGAGCGTATTAATTGGTATGCAGGCATGAACTTGTTGCAGCAAATTAAAAGAAGTTATTACCGAGAAGAATACAAACAAATGTCAAATTACGTTTCATTATTAAAAAAATTATATGATGTATAA
- a CDS encoding lipoate--protein ligase, with protein MIYVSNEEITDPRINLAIETFLLQEMPVDEPILLFYINEPSIIIGRNQNTIEEINMDYVEDNGIHVVRRLSGGGAVYHDEGNLNFSFIMPDDGESFRNFAKVTQPIIDALHELGVEGAELKGRNDLVIDDKKFSGNAMYATNGRMFAHGTLMFDSDVNEVVNALKVRKDKIESKGIKSIRSRVTNIKPFLSDDYQYMSTKDFRKEILLKIFETTDINDVNEYKLTEEDWKKINAISDKLYRNWDWNYGRSPEFDIVRRKRYPIGSIEAKMNVSDGEIKEIRIFGDFFGLGQIADVEDILTGIKYDKESISKAVDKIDVKKYFGNIEASDLIELLY; from the coding sequence ATGATTTATGTATCAAATGAAGAAATAACAGACCCACGAATTAACTTAGCTATTGAGACATTTTTATTACAGGAAATGCCAGTAGATGAGCCAATTTTATTATTTTATATTAATGAGCCATCAATTATCATTGGACGTAACCAAAATACGATTGAAGAAATTAATATGGATTATGTTGAAGATAATGGTATTCATGTGGTTCGTCGATTAAGTGGTGGGGGAGCAGTTTATCACGATGAAGGAAATTTAAACTTTAGTTTTATTATGCCAGATGATGGAGAATCATTTAGAAACTTTGCGAAGGTGACTCAACCGATTATTGATGCCCTTCATGAGCTAGGTGTAGAAGGAGCAGAGTTAAAGGGACGAAACGATTTAGTTATCGATGATAAAAAATTCTCTGGAAATGCGATGTATGCCACAAATGGTCGTATGTTTGCTCATGGTACGTTGATGTTTGATAGTGATGTAAACGAAGTAGTTAATGCATTAAAGGTGAGAAAAGATAAAATTGAGTCAAAAGGAATTAAATCAATCCGATCTCGAGTGACAAATATCAAACCATTTTTATCTGATGATTATCAATATATGTCTACAAAAGATTTTAGAAAAGAGATTTTATTAAAAATCTTTGAAACAACAGATATTAATGATGTAAATGAATATAAATTAACAGAAGAAGACTGGAAAAAAATCAATGCTATTTCTGATAAATTATATCGTAATTGGGATTGGAACTATGGTCGTTCACCTGAATTTGATATTGTACGACGTAAGAGATACCCAATTGGTTCAATTGAAGCAAAAATGAATGTATCCGATGGTGAAATTAAAGAGATTCGTATTTTTGGTGATTTCTTTGGATTAGGTCAGATTGCTGATGTGGAGGATATTCTTACTGGAATCAAATATGACAAAGAATCAATATCAAAAGCTGTTGATAAAATTGATGTTAAAAAATATTTTGGAAATATCGAAGCAAGTGATTTAATTGAATTGTTGTATTAA
- a CDS encoding peptidylprolyl isomerase produces MKNKKLKLAAVALLSMVTLAGCSGGKDIVTMKGGKITDTQFFDELKKSSTSSETLVNMIIQKITLDDYGSKVDQKEIDKQYSAYEEQNGGKKSFEALLKQNNMTAKQFKDNIKQSLAFQEMLKSHIKVTDADLKETWKTYHPQVETQIMSFDSKENAEKALKKVNDGDDFAKVAKSDSQDTVTKEDGGKVKFDSTATTDPAGVTVPTEVKEAAYKLEDGKVSDLITVQNQQTGTDVYYIVKMVKNKQKGNDYKPYEKELKEIFEQTKMSDATFQQEVIGKELEKANVNIKDDQYKNILTPYLPQKETKTSDSKTSDSKTSKSSETKSTESSKEETTESTK; encoded by the coding sequence ATGAAAAACAAAAAATTAAAATTAGCCGCTGTCGCGCTATTAAGTATGGTTACTTTAGCAGGTTGTTCTGGCGGTAAAGATATCGTTACAATGAAAGGTGGAAAAATTACTGATACTCAATTTTTCGATGAACTGAAGAAAAGTTCTACTTCATCTGAAACATTGGTTAACATGATTATTCAAAAAATCACTTTAGACGATTATGGTAGTAAAGTTGACCAAAAAGAAATTGATAAACAATACTCTGCTTATGAAGAACAAAATGGTGGTAAAAAATCTTTTGAAGCCCTACTTAAACAAAACAACATGACAGCTAAACAATTTAAAGATAATATTAAACAAAGTTTGGCCTTCCAAGAAATGTTAAAATCTCACATCAAAGTAACGGATGCTGACCTGAAAGAAACTTGGAAAACATATCATCCACAAGTAGAAACTCAAATTATGTCATTTGACTCTAAAGAAAATGCTGAAAAAGCATTGAAAAAAGTCAATGATGGTGATGATTTTGCTAAAGTAGCTAAAAGTGATTCTCAAGATACTGTCACTAAAGAAGATGGTGGTAAAGTGAAGTTTGACTCAACTGCTACAACTGATCCTGCTGGTGTAACAGTTCCTACTGAAGTAAAAGAAGCTGCATACAAATTAGAAGACGGTAAGGTATCTGATTTAATTACTGTTCAAAACCAACAAACTGGTACAGATGTTTATTACATTGTAAAAATGGTTAAAAACAAACAAAAAGGTAATGATTACAAACCTTATGAAAAAGAATTAAAAGAAATTTTTGAACAAACTAAAATGTCTGATGCTACTTTCCAACAAGAAGTGATTGGAAAAGAATTAGAAAAAGCAAATGTAAACATTAAAGATGATCAATATAAAAATATATTAACACCATATTTACCACAAAAAGAAACCAAAACAAGTGATAGCAAAACATCAGATTCTAAAACAAGTAAATCTTCAGAAACTAAATCAACTGAATCTAGTAAAGAAGAAACCACTGAATCAACTAAATAA
- the dhaS gene encoding dihydroxyacetone kinase transcriptional activator DhaS yields the protein MASTGSLITKKVIAYSLKDLLKTTPYQKISIKDIMSHAEYRRQTFYDHFTDKEDLIIWIYQQELTEIVEHFINYDHWTVIIKRLVDYFEKNKLFYQKTLLESYVFDAQLSTQLQQFILYLITHQKKETIKQIKPEEMADFYAFAVTGVIKNWLFHDCQTPKEQLTSSIITQLSFLIREK from the coding sequence ATGGCGTCAACTGGTTCTTTAATCACAAAAAAAGTCATCGCCTATTCGTTAAAAGATTTATTAAAGACAACTCCCTATCAAAAAATATCCATCAAAGATATTATGTCTCATGCTGAATATCGTAGACAAACCTTTTACGATCATTTTACAGACAAAGAAGATCTGATTATTTGGATTTATCAACAAGAACTCACTGAAATTGTGGAACATTTTATCAACTATGATCACTGGACAGTGATTATTAAACGATTGGTTGATTATTTCGAAAAAAATAAATTGTTTTACCAAAAGACGCTACTAGAATCCTATGTTTTTGATGCTCAGCTATCGACTCAACTACAACAATTTATTTTATACCTAATCACCCATCAAAAAAAAGAAACGATAAAACAAATCAAACCTGAAGAAATGGCTGATTTTTATGCATTTGCTGTGACAGGCGTCATTAAAAATTGGTTATTTCATGATTGCCAAACACCAAAAGAACAACTCACCTCATCTATTATTACCCAACTATCTTTTCTCATCAGAGAAAAATAA
- the trmB gene encoding tRNA (guanosine(46)-N7)-methyltransferase TrmB, with product MRLRNKPGAMETIKDNPQYILTDGSLWKGKWQERFAKEQPIHIEVGSGKGQFIVEMAKAHPNINYVSIELQTNAMISVLEKQLVEQLPNLQLLLVNGADLTDFFAEGEVSQIYLNFSDPWPKKKHAKRRLTYKTFLKTYETISKSGAQLHFKTDNQGLFEYSLASLSQYGMVLNQVWLDLHGSDYEGNIMTEYEEKFSAKGQPIYRLEATFKEK from the coding sequence ATGCGATTAAGAAACAAACCAGGTGCAATGGAGACAATTAAAGACAATCCACAATATATTTTAACAGATGGCAGCTTGTGGAAAGGCAAATGGCAAGAACGTTTTGCAAAAGAACAACCCATTCATATAGAAGTGGGGAGTGGAAAAGGGCAATTTATTGTCGAAATGGCAAAAGCTCATCCTAATATTAACTATGTGAGTATTGAACTTCAAACAAATGCCATGATTTCAGTATTAGAAAAACAATTAGTTGAGCAGTTACCTAATTTGCAATTATTATTAGTCAATGGAGCAGATTTAACTGACTTCTTTGCAGAAGGTGAAGTTTCTCAAATTTATTTGAATTTCTCTGATCCTTGGCCAAAGAAAAAGCATGCTAAAAGACGACTAACCTATAAAACATTTTTAAAAACCTATGAAACTATCTCAAAATCAGGTGCACAACTTCACTTTAAAACGGATAATCAAGGTTTATTTGAATATTCATTAGCTAGTTTGTCTCAATATGGTATGGTTTTAAATCAAGTGTGGCTTGACTTACATGGTAGCGATTATGAAGGCAATATTATGACAGAATATGAAGAAAAGTTTTCTGCTAAGGGGCAACCGATTTATCGATTAGAAGCAACCTTTAAAGAGAAATAG